Within Anopheles nili chromosome 3, idAnoNiliSN_F5_01, whole genome shotgun sequence, the genomic segment GACGGTGTCACGTTTCCCGGCAACGATCTCCACGTCGCACACTTCAACCGGTGCTGGGCATatcaaataaacacaaacgataacccctttttccatctCACACCATTTTTCAGGAGGCCATTGAGGACTCGCTGCAAACCATTCACGACATCGCGACGGAAAACCTGGGTGCCCTCTGTCTGACGAAGTTGTACCGACCGCTCAAGGTAACGCTCAACCCAGAACGCTACACTGGCGCTCGTCAGAAAGCCGATCTGGCTGCCGTTGTCCTGCAGGATGTGGGTGTTTCACGCCACAACGGTAAGTTCGCTGTTCGATTCTTCAATTAACCGAAGAGCTGATTTTCGGTTTGTAAAAGGGGGCACAAATTTCCACGCAAACGTCCATACTAATCCCAGATGTGAGCCACGCAATCCTCGACGAAAGTGGTGTTTATTCGCGCGATGGGCTACCAATCGAAAGAGGCGCCTGTGAAACCTCGTAATGATGTTTCTCGCACACGCACTCGatgaacgaacggacggaaaCACATTACCTCGATTGGGTTCGGCTCGCGGAAGCGTCTTGAGAGCCACCGCAGGACCACAGGACGCTTCCGGGAACTTGTTGAGCGTGCTGAGATAGCAAACAGGCCCTAGGCCCGATGATTAGTCCCGGCGAGTCCCGAACCCCTGATGAAGAGCTACGCAATCGAGCAGCCGAGCGGGAACAATTTAATTCCCACCGTAATGCTCCCACACTAATGGAGTGTTTCGGTGGTTGCGTTGCTTGCGTAAACTAAATAATTTGgtctgctggtgctggcgcaAGGCAGCAGCGTGATTccggttgtttgtgtgccaTCGGTTAATTGAGCATTAGCCGAAACGTCAAGAGTCTTGATTGTGTGATTACGGTTTGCCCGCAGGTCTTCTGGACGCGCTAGCAAAAGGGCTGCTCTCCGATGCGTACGTCACCAGTGCCCGTATCCTGTCGATCAACGTGACGGATGGGCTGCTCACGAACTCGGTCTGGTGGAATAAAGAACCAGGCGGAATGGGTGCACCACTTCGGATCGAAGCCGAGGGTATTGCGATCGGTACCAAACCCGATCCCACTTATCCATGGTACGTAGCACGCCCAACAAAGGACCACTGGGTTCGAAGGAACGCActcaaaatgcattttcccacccacgcagGTTTGAGGATGAGACGTCCTCACCGGGTTTACGATCGCCCAAGTTcacaccacctccaccggacATTGCATATCGCGGATGGTGGACATATCCGTACTACTCGTGTGGCCAGAAAAAGTGGATCCTGTCGTACAGCGTTGCAATCCCACCGATGGGCCGGCACGGGTAATTAACCTTTGAAATTGTCTGTCAATCGACCGGGGTACATTACCCGCGATGTTCTTCTCCTTTCTTTCGCGACACAGTATCCGCGGGTTTCTTAGCATCGACATCGACATCAGCGATCTGCAGGTGAATCAGTGCAACAACCCGAACCGCTTCGAGATCCTCAGCTACAATCAGCACCTGCGGCAGTACTACCCGTTCGTGCGTAACCTCAAGCTCGGCGAGGACGAACAGTTGCGTCAGATCGAGGCGTTCCATGGTTCGCACAAGTGCCACGTCCACAGCATGCGCTGCGAGTACCGACCAGTCGTAACCAGCGTCATCAGTGCGGCCTCACTAACCTCCAGTCCGAATGGTAGTGCCAATGGTAACGGTAGCGGTTTGTTAGCAACTGGTAACGCCCTGCAGACGGTAGTCAACGGTTGGACACGTGGTGCGTACTGGTGCCGGTGCAAGGACGGTTTCTACTCGTTCCGCCATCCCGAGGGCTTTAACGGGAGCATCATGGAGGTGGCGTACCAGGAGTACCGGGACAACATCAGCTCGTACTACAAGGACGtgttcgtttgcgttcgctgtGCACCCGGTTGCGCCACCTGTACCGGTCCGCAACCCTGTTTGGCGAGCTACAATTGGGCTTTCAGGTAGGCCACTTTCTTTATGTTGCCTTTCAAGTGACGGTAACCCATAGCAACCCGCGAGATGCTTGACATTCGACGTCAAAGATCATTTGCTGAGCTGTCAACTGTCGGTCGTTTCAAACGTCAAATTTAGCGGCGGTTCGCCGTCGTCTCCTGGGAGTAGATTTTCCGCCAacacgagagagcgagacagccTGTAGCTTCCTGTTAACGGTTTccgaattttcttttctcactcTCCCATCATCCAGGACAACACTGCTCACCTTCTCCATCATGTGCGCCGGGTTTACCGTCGTGCTCGCACTGTACATGTATCAGCACCGGAAGGTGAAAGTGTTCAAGGTGGCCAGCCCGATCTTCCTCACCATCACGCTGCTCGGTTGTGCCTTCATGTACCTGGAGATGGCGGCCATCTTCCCCATCCTCGACACCTACTCGTGCATCGCGACCAAGTGGACGCGCCACATGGGCTTCTGCGTGACGTACACGGCGCTGCTGATGAAGACCTGGCGCGTTTCGCTTACGTACCGCGTCAAATCGGCACACAAGGTGAAGCTCACCGACAAGCAGCTGCTCCAGTGGATGGTCCCGATACTGCTGGTGATGTTCATCTACCTGGGCACCTGGACGCTGTCGGCGCCACCAACCGCCGAGAAGGTAAGCGGGCGTGTGGGATTTTCGGTTTACCGTgcgattgaaatttaattcccCAACCAGCTGGAGACCGATTACCCGCTCACTCAGGGTTGGGCCCCTCGGGGGGCGGGTTAAAATCACTAATTTACGCCACCGGCATGCAAAGTGAAACTTCCGGTAAGGCTATTATTGTTCTCGTGCAAGGGAGAGCACGGTTTTGAAAGCTCGCTGGCCTACACTCGGCCGTAGAATTGATGGAATTAAACCGGCCGTAACCCGTCCGGGcttggaaaagcgaacgcccATAACAACGCCCTCGCCGGCTGGCAAACACGTCTCGGGACTGGCGATACATTTTTAATAATCCGCTTAATTACTCCTCCGGGCAGCCATAAAATCATTATCGCCAAACTTGTTCCAGTGAAGCGATTCCGACGGATTCCCGAAGCTGGTAAGCCAAACGCCCGTTGTTGGAGCTGGTGATGGGTGTTGATGTGTTTGgggttgaatttgtttttcccatcCAAAGTGAGGTCGCCTTTCGTTTCGCCGTTATGCCGAAAGCTCATAAACGTGGCCGTAGGAGGGCCGTTTCGAGGCCGTATCTTAACGGCTTCTGGTTGGCCACTTGAAATGACCTCTTTTGATTTCACGATCACATTTGGGTGGTGCTCGCGCGATAAGCCATTAATAGCAGCGTGGCGCCACCAGTTGAAGGGGTGAATGGGTGAGCTCAGAAACCAGGCACGACTGTTGGTTACTCATTTCGGTGAACGTGAAGAAGCCACATTTATCTGTTGATGTTACTACGCCAAACCATCATGAAAGGTGAAATAGCTTACTTTATATTCGATTGCGTACCTGCTgctaattaatattttatccaTGTGAGAGCCGGACCCGCTCGTCGTCTACCGTTACAGGAAACATAACCACAAAATGTCCACAGGCTCCAGAGCGCCGTGCTGCTGGAAATAGAAACACTAATCCAAAATTCATGCCTCATTTTCTTTGCGCCTTCACCTGCCCCGACAGATCGAGGACCAGTACGGATTGATATTCAAGCAGTGCTCGTACAACTGGTGGGACCACAGCCTGGCCATCGGTGAGGTGCTGTTCCTTGCCTGGGGAATACGCGTCTGCTACAACGTGCGCAACGCCGAATCGCTGTACAATGAGGCGA encodes:
- the LOC128725567 gene encoding probable G-protein coupled receptor CG31760 codes for the protein MHKIALWPWLAIAWRWRTVIILNLLAQSWCAASVPPSGSKTNGGSSGIDDEGGGQDGVLGGAPPPIYTERHTITSTEEAIEDSLQTIHDIATENLGALCLTKLYRPLKVTLNPERYTGARQKADLAAVVLQDVGVSRHNGLLDALAKGLLSDAYVTSARILSINVTDGLLTNSVWWNKEPGGMGAPLRIEAEGIAIGTKPDPTYPWFEDETSSPGLRSPKFTPPPPDIAYRGWWTYPYYSCGQKKWILSYSVAIPPMGRHGIRGFLSIDIDISDLQVNQCNNPNRFEILSYNQHLRQYYPFVRNLKLGEDEQLRQIEAFHGSHKCHVHSMRCEYRPVVTSVISAASLTSSPNGSANGNGSGLLATGNALQTVVNGWTRGAYWCRCKDGFYSFRHPEGFNGSIMEVAYQEYRDNISSYYKDVFVCVRCAPGCATCTGPQPCLASYNWAFRTTLLTFSIMCAGFTVVLALYMYQHRKVKVFKVASPIFLTITLLGCAFMYLEMAAIFPILDTYSCIATKWTRHMGFCVTYTALLMKTWRVSLTYRVKSAHKVKLTDKQLLQWMVPILLVMFIYLGTWTLSAPPTAEKIEDQYGLIFKQCSYNWWDHSLAIGEVLFLAWGIRVCYNVRNAESLYNEAKLISYAIYNIALVNTTMVAFHLFIFPQAGPDIKYLLGFIRTQLSTSVTIALVFGPKVLRILRGQGDQWDQRARKRGITASFSLNGIGLVPEETADLYQENEELKEEIQKLAAQIEFMKIVHMEMNNRHLKPKPGGYFTMKSPLGKSFGGGAGGGGIGGGSGSGSHRHKHPKDDSVKEHSGITEDGHSGTNSCYSGTANSIGFTSQPTTTANSNSGTTEKV